The Branchiostoma lanceolatum isolate klBraLanc5 chromosome 5, klBraLanc5.hap2, whole genome shotgun sequence region GGCGAAGATCCCCATGAATGCTTCTCTGGCAGGGGACAAGTTCACACATAAGATGGAGTTCATGGGGAAACAACAGGAGACCACTTTCACTTTGGGAGTGGTGGGCGAGGAAGACGATCCATTTGTTGGTGGGAAGAGAAGGGTGAGGATTAAGAAACGTAACAAACTTAACACAAAAAGGCCGGAAACTCGCACTGGCATAGTCAGCTCTGATATGTAACCTTTGATCATAAGACATTTAGTTATTTTCTTAAAGGGTACATAGATATTTTTCAATGGTACGCATTTTCATGCAGTTGCTACAGTAAAAGCGAAATTGATTGTTTGATCAAATATAATGTAGGTTTCCAAACTTTCTGTACCGAGTGTTGTGGGTTTCTGTACCGTTACATGTGAGCTTTataattgataatgataactttaaaGTGTATAAGACACAACCTATGGCAACTTAACAACAATTGTAGGAAGTTGCTCTCCACAGCAGATTATGTAGTATGGTGTCAGCTGCAGGCTCTATTGTTGTACTTTCTTCTTTTGTGAAATTTGTAGCACTTAGGCAATCTTTTTATGTACTACTGTCCTATATTTACAAGATACACTATATGCTTACTAGTACTTCTTTAACATTTAGGTGGTTTATACCATTGAGGGAGACCACCTGGTGGCCTTGTACCCTGATTATAACAAGTCGGGAACTTCTGTCCGCCTCAGCCACCATTTGCTTGATGacaacaccatccacacagtgAGTGTTCTGTAGAGTACAATAAGCTATCCTACGGGTTTAGCTCGGGCACAGTTTGTTAGTAGTTTAGATATTGTAGTTAAATCTATTGCCCCCTCCCTACAAGTGTAACAGTCCGCGCATGCGTACTGAGCCTGTCTTGTCCGATTTGGGGAGACCATGCCCAATAGACGTTTGTGATTGtacttctgtgtctgtgtgcaatCATCCGTCATCCTTGCGTCCTGAGTGAGTGGGGACCGATACGGGTTAACAGGGTTTTCAACGTCACAAATCCAGATTTTTTCAACAAACACTTGGctaaaacaaatcatttgtttatttctttatttctaggATATAAAAGCTGGTGACCTCGAGGGCTGGCATGTCCTCGAGCGCTGCTAGACGTCCGATAGGACGCTGACCCCTGCAGACCAGACAAGCTCCTCTTCAACTTTGCTTACAGATATTCTAGTGATTTGGTCTGAAGAAAAGCAGGGTTGTATCGCTTGTTGTAAGACGTTAAGTCAGAAATGTAGCGCTGCAGATAATTTTTACATACATCCTAAGTAATCAGAGCGGATCATATTTCGGAACTGTTTACATTTCGCTTTCACTGGTGTATATGCATTTAGGGTTTAAACACAAGCTCTCTCGAAAGCTCTTGAATGGATCTTTATGGCTTACGTTTCAATGCCTTGGCAAAAGAtttaatgaaatataaaaataaccAATCGCTGACACTCTCCTTTGTCGTTTTTATCGTCCACTTTTCTGATTCGAAAGATAGAAGGCGGAAAGTAACCTGCAATTTTGATATGGATCGCTAGAGGCCACTTTTGCACAGTGGTGCAATAGGCCAGGTCGCGTACAGAACACAATAAAATACAGGCAGTTTAGTCTACAGTTGACGTTTCATAAGAACGTTCCCAACAGTTCAAAGATCCCTCGACATGAGAGATAATCCTTTCCGCAGGTCTTGTGTACGTGCTACTAAGCTACTCAAAGAATTTGCATGTGAATTGAGCACTCCCCTAGCAGATATCCTTAACGCCTCCCTGCAACAGGGTATTGTCCCCGAAGAGTGGAAACGCGCCGTCGTAATACCTGCGCCTAAAACGAAACCGCCCTCGGTCAAAGAATTGCGTCCCATATCACTGACGTCCTTGCTAGGGAAAGTCGCCGAAAGTTTTATCACTCAGTGGGCTGTTTCGGACATCAAATCTGCAATTGACCCTCAGCAGTTCGGCTGCCTTAAAGGCCGTTCTACCACCCATTGCCTTTTAGACCTAACAAACGACTTGTTCAAGGCTTCCGACAAACCTGGCACCCTGAGCTCCCTGGTGGCAACCGACTACAGCAAGGCATTTGATCGGGTGGACCACACCGTGGCTGTCTGCCGGCTGATCGGACTGGGCTTGCGACCATCACTAGCCAAATGGATATCGGACTTCCTCGCGAACAGACAGCAGGTGGTCCGTTACCATGGAGTTTTGTCTGACAGCGTGTCAGTAACGTGCGGACTCCCACAGGGAACACTGTTAGGCCCCCTAATATTTATAGCCTATATAAACAGCGCAGCACGACAAGCCATTTCCAGGAGATGGAAGTTCGTTGACGATCTGAACTTGCTAGAAACCAGAATCGCTTCACAACCCTCGAACATCCAACAAGACTTAACAGACCTGAACACTTGGTCCCAGGAAAGTCGTATGGTCCTCCATCCTGGTAAATGTAAGGTACTCCATGTCCAGTTCAGCAGGGCTCTGCACCCCCCTCTCGCGCTCAAGATTAATGACAATGTCCTGGAACAAGTGGAGATCATGAGGATCCTTGGAGTATACCTGCAGTCGGATCTAAAATGGAATGTGCATGTCAACTTCATCTACAACAAAGCAAGCCAGCGGTTATTCCTTTTGCGTAGACTGAAGCACTTCCACACTCCGAAGGATGACCTTGTTATCGTGTACACTTCCTACATTCGACCCGTGACTGAGTACGCAGCCCCTGTCTGGCACCCTGGTCTGACAACAGAGCTGAACAACAAGATCGAAAGAATCCAGCGCAGGGCAGTACGCATCATCCTAGGACGAGACTACACCTGCTACGCTGAAGCCTGCGCACACCTCGGCCTGCCATCCCTGCACTCCAGACGCTCGAATCTGACTCTAAAGTTTGCTAAATCTCTCATGGTGTCCGAGCAATATCGGCACCTCCTACCGCCAACAAGAGAGAACATTAGCCACCGTCAGACCCGGTCTGCGAACAATCTGGACATGCCTAAGTGTAGAACAGAACGATATAGAACTAGCGCAGTCCCGCACATGGTTCGTGTACTTAACACGTCACTCGTCTGAATACCGTTCGGAAGCCTCCCTTTAGGTTTTGACTATGTGTCGCTAGCATTGGTGTTTTTAAAACCCGTCTGTATATATCTATGTATTGTGCTGATTTTAAATATTCCTATGCTATAGTTCGCTTTTTTCTATTGCCAACAGTCAATCTGTGTAATATCACGTCGACATcaatttagccttcgggctacGACTGTGTAGTGATAAGAATTTGTCTTtctcaataaaaaccattactactactactattaaaCTCTGCACAGCGCACACCGTACAGTCCGTACCGTCCGTTGCAACTCCGGACCGTTCGCAAATTCTCAGAAAGTCTAGGATGAACATAACAACTACGAACATTGATGCCAACATTTGTTAACTAATATCGGGCCTGGCTGGTTTTAGAAAGTGTAACAGTCCATACAACCACAGTTTTCTCCAACCTTTCACAACACACAACATGGACAGAGGGTCAAATTGCGCAGAATAACCCCTAGGACCCTACCGGCTTTGCTAATTGCTTGGTTGATATGAGTGTATGGGAGTTATACTACTTTgctattaattatgcaaattaggaattcatttggaTAAttaatatctatcgatattccacTCTTTCTCAGTTAGATATGTCACGTATATGAAaatcctataatggaatgcaggggattaaaaactttcctcattaattcaCCTCTGTGCTGCCCGTTTAACCTCTGCACCGTAAAATACATGAGTCCACGGTAATGCAGTGCGGTTTTTCAGCTGCTCTGTTGTCCGCAACAGCAAGTGAATCAGCTGCCCTCCCCTGTCCTTGCTGCTGAGGAATTTCCAGGACGGTCTCGTGTTGAGaggttactggttcaggagttaaTTCTGTCATGTCGTTGGACGTTAACCAGTTTcattgttatcttcgccgagtacttgtactcggagaggattatgttttcggttgaaaaatctgttgggtgggtctgaatgtatgtcaggagcagaaactcaagaaaacttcaatgaatctttatgatttttggtaggtgtgtagtggttgtgtaaaggaaggtcaagtttgaaaatggtttaccttgcgttattcaatagtactgcagtggacttagcattttttgtgtttgtatgtaggcaaaaaaagtgacggaaacgttgatggatcttcatgattttttgcaggtgtgtagatgttgtaaaaacggaggtcaagtaaagaaatggttctcctggcactttccgtcggtactgcagcgggctttgtgtggatgtgaattttcttgtggacaacataactcaagaagctgttgatggatccttatgatatttagtggatgggtaggatttaccgaaaggaaggtcacgttcgataatgggccttctagcgggtaccaaaggtactgcagcagagcttcaaaatttaggggcatattttctgaaagtgctatggtcattatttttgtgtggtagatagttcatgccacagaaagtaagttctgtaaattttggccccctagcggcttgttaagaaccgcagtgggtgtttttgttttgacattcgaacatgaataacttgagaatgggtcgacagatcgtcgtgatgtttggtatgtagagagctccgatggtgctttacataatcaatgactaatcatgcaaataaggagctaatttgcataataagtaaggaaagtttgttaacccactgcctttcaatgggagatgggacagtgtcaggtcatgtaaacagatagccttgcataaacgtacatgtaggtcaaataaataaactattctccaagcagaggtgtgggtcctgctggtttttgacgcgttcagtttaagcatttttgttcaacacggttggcgacataacgaaatagggacaaaatagaaagcctgactagaaacacctaaaaacgtgccagaatttattctattcatatgtattgactgtactatttcatcatcactttcaactttcaacactgccatatcgaacctttgtggcccatataatatcaacatactcatatcttttcatgaccagttataacatatatcagcacactctacacatatactagtcctgtaccaccaaatgatttttaaccctatcttaactggactcattcgcccaatcataacgtccaaatggtatggtgcatgatcaaatttgcagggggtcattggcacgtaaatataaatcaccttgattatttggcgaagataatgtgtttgtggaactctagttctgtaTAAAAAAGAGGTATGACTAAGGATTATATTTATGACGTTCTGCATTGCTCTTGAGAACCAGCTTTTGcaaaatacacctcgacattTGGACATGACCAAATATGGACGATGACTGGTAATACACGATAGCTGGTCACGTTACGTTAGTACTAATGAAAACAGATGGTAACTTCCGTCTTACAAAACATGCCAAACTGTAGCAAAGAAGTGTTAGAACACCAAATTGCAAAGAGAGAAACTATCTGCCATGTTGCAGAATTCGTACATAATTTGTGTATGTTTACGCAGGTAATATATACGACACATATACGATTGTCCAAATAATGTAGGACAATTGTCACATAAGTCACTATTATTAGTTTACGAAATTATTACCCTTCAAACGTGGGAAATCTGGGCCCGTcactgtaacgttgggtaacataaattcgggatttttccgataatggttgactgaaatcaatctagcagaacaataaaccatcctttttttctattattctgtcagtttcatgtactatctttgcactaatcatatatatggtagattttgtctctagtcgtgctgacaccataatatttcaacttgaaactaccgtccgccgcacgcacaatgacagtgttgtcggacaggggggcacattaattcgggagagaagattcgtcttgaacatcttaccgctaatcacattttatacagcagctattcgttccatccttggcttgaggagagtgctatggatatagacgtgtccaagtaaaaaaaatacacgaaaaaacggcctcaccgcacacatcaggcctttgctaacatcccgtttgttgagtgggttgaacgtcactcaaagtccgcgatccccaccgtcatggcaacgtgtacattattcatggcaagttagctggatgccgtagcaatggttatactactatgtccatgtgttccttgttgtgttaggagcaaactttgaggaaaatatcgtcttcagtccactatcacacgcaacatttagacaaaaaagtgttcctcacaaaccttttgtcgtctgcttgacgacatgattctgggtaacaatatggcggcgggaaaatacacgtgccgtaggttgtagcaacaaagaggagttttgatgattgatcacacttagaatccagttgcaggttagcaaaagagattgtaataagttgtcttgtaaataattgtgtttagcaggcaggagatgtgacatttgtcttataaaccagcgaacaaccgtgcagtgtgagtctcccacgaagcccacagattctgtcaataagggacggagagtttttgacgtcgccaacttctaatgcatggttatcgaagcttttcaggcagtgttctgaatgtgttagtctgtcaagtttgcatttctagtggtattactgatgttgcatctagcacatatccctaaataccccgttttcgaaaaatcccgaatttaagtaccccacgaatttatgttacccaacgttacacttCCGCTTCCACTCAGGCTACACCACCACCGCAGCACAACCGAGAATGGCATTGACAAGGTAGCGTGGTTCTTTTTGCAAAACTATGGTGACCCCAGAGATGCACAGAACCGTAAGAATAATCTTGTACTCTAATCGCCATGCTGGTGAAAAGCACTTCGCAAAAAGCTTGGATGTTCTTTTACGGCAAACACGCAATGAGTTCGTCTGAGGAAGAATGAGCAAGAGTCGACGTATGTTATGAAGTGGTCCAACATGTTTAAGTCAGTACAGTGGGTGGAATAGCCCATTCTTATCCTAAAGGAGGAATAGGTATCCTTATCTAAAAACTCTAAAATGACGAATcactttttcttaaccttcctGCACACGAATAAGTACAAGCACGTAATCAAAAATCATGTCAAATTCGTGACTGGAAAAACATTCTGATCAAGTATCGTCTGCGCTGCTTTCGGAAAAATGAACTCGTCCAATTAGCCTTAGCACTTTTCTCAAGACATATGAAACAATAGAATTACCCAAAACTCCTGCAGTGAGATGAAAGTCAATGCTTCTTTATTGCTTATGAATGGCCTTAATATTTTTAGATCTTATTTAGGTCttgtttaaaacaaagtttAACCTAAATTCAGAGACCAATCCTTACTTCGTCCAAGCCCATCAGGTAAttgtgatgttgttttttttgggtcTAAACAAATCAAGCATAGCAAATAATCCGTGACGGTACTGCAACCTTGAAACTTCAGACAGTTCTAAGGCTGCTGTTTCGCCACGAATCGCTAGTCGGCGCTTCAGTACCATGAGTAAAACGaaacggaggttcgccaggcctccttCCGTTTAATGACTCACCAACTCCCGACAAAAGGATTTGGACTATCGCAAACCGGGATATGTCACTACATACAGACGTACCTAATGCTGCCCAAACTAAcgttccaagcagatgttggggtagagGATCAACTTGGTTCGATTGACAGTCATGGCTCAACTTAGTCCTCAGAAAATCATTTACATCTCGTCACTTTTGAGAATGTGCAGCGTTTATATTTCGCACAATGGTCTTCCTAGCCTCTAACCACGCAATGGTGTTGAAATACTGAAAGAGAGGTACAAAACATTTGAATTTGCCGCACTGTTAGTTCTTGCACTTGAAACGCGGGTGGGGGTTGGTACTTGATTCCCTATTGACACTTTGGGATAAAAAGGCTTGACCTGATGTGACATGGGGAATTTTGTATGAAACTACTTCACAAACCTGGGCAACTGTTTTCTTTAATTGAAAAGTGGACGCGATTTAGCCTTAAAAGGCAAATATGAGCACGATCTAGATGCCTCCTTTGTATTCATTTAGTCATACTTACCTAAAGGTTATCGTATTTACATGTAACTCAGTCTGACATTTGATATTGGTGTGTTCAGGTCCAAATAATGTTTTCGAACCGTCGGGTTATGCCCTCTATTCATGTTGACATTCAAAACTTTTGGTGGATTAGTTTAATCAAGGCAGTCAATCAAACCATttagatacccccccccccccaaactctgcttgaagattaagcTCCAGCGGCCTTAGATACTTTTGCAATGACGACAATGCAAAACAATCAGACCGGTTCTGCGTCACACCAGGTGAAACCTAATTATTCCCAATAGCCAATAGGaatcatgccccccccccctttaatGTGTCAAACGTGTTGTTCACATCGctagtttcttcttcttctctcccatagcttagtcagccgtcggggcagcattgCTTTCACTAAAGGCACTACACTGCTAGCGGTCTTCTGCCAGTCTGTTCAcctggttggctgaatgacccGTCCACTCCTCTAGATCGATAGTTTGCAGaatcataaaacaaaaatacctcagcgttattgttatcatcatcattatgctCCTCTAGAATCAACTATCCCGATACTCAAACGTGAGGCAAGTCCTTCTCCACGTCATAATAGTCCTAATATAATCTTAATGGCGTTTAATTACcttcatctacattgtataacgTTGATATTTTCCCTTGGATCTACAATATTATAATGATAACGTTTCTAGAATGAAATTGCATCCTTATTTCCACCTATGAAATCAACCAGAGCAACAAAAAATTCTCTTACAGATTCAACTCGTTGATATTCTATTAAACATTTCATCATGTTACGTTGATGCATAGTAGCATCTACCAGGCAGTGTATTTGGATGCTGTATAAAAGGTATTCTTCTCCAAGTAAAACAGCAGAGCATCTTGGTTTTGAAGGTAAACTAGTTTTATTAATACAACGTCAATATCAGATGGAGCACAGTTGTGACAAGATTGTTTCACAGTCAGTCAGAACTTTTCGTTTACCCTCCTTCGTTATTATCATGTTTCTAACTCTGATTCCTGCCATACAGTATTGAAATATTCAAGTTGAATTGTTACAGAATTGAAACCTATTGTGATAATGTCCTTGTATACGTATTACGTTGTGGTAAGTACAAAACAGGTACAACTGTATTTCATTTCCCTTAAGCATTCAACTCCCAAAGGTCTAACCAGACAGCTAGTTATTTCAACAATGGATGCATGCTAGCACTTTGCTGTGGATATATTGACAGGCGGGGCCATATGTATTGCAGATATATTCAATCTATGAAGAAAAAATCATATATGTCTTAACTATTGACATATAGATTAAGAACTGCTATAAAAAAGAGCAAGTTGAGAGTAGTTTTCCACACCTAGTGAATCACAGCATTTCGTATACATAATGTGATCAAAGCGCCCTTTTATCAACTAGAAACAAGTTATTTCATTATGCTATTCTATTCATTCCACCCCTGGGCAACCTGCGCCCTCATTGCAGAATTCTTGAACTTTTTAGCTTTCTTCCATTAAAAATGGCCTTTCATTCATATAACAGAAGCATTAAGCAGTGGGGTTACACATGTTTGGTTCCGTTGTTCTATTTTCTAAGCTCgaaaatattttacaatttGCTATATTTCTCAGATGAGGACTCGTTCAGTGCATAGAATTGATTGAAAGTCGGCAATTTTGTCCGATCGCGATCTATATACTAGCACAGAATGACCCATGCCAACTATGTTATATTCCATTCAGGAAATATTTTCTGTCTAATAAAGATAGTAGTTACAATTGATCATAAATCAAAAAGCTTAAAATGCCATCTCCATGCAGCATTAACTTCTAATGCAGAGCTCAGCTGAGCATCGTGACGTCACTAATCTCTAGTCGTCACAGGTCTTGATGAAGATGGCCATGACGTCAGCTATTCCCACATTTGCCCGATCTGAAAAGGACAACAATGGAAAGACATTAGGATTTTGAATTTGACTCTGATTTCCAGGATCAAATTTTCTGCAGATCTTTTAGCCTTTTCCAGGATGGATGAAAAAGTTTCGAGCACATTTTACATTGTCATTGAGCCCACCAACAACGTTCAACTTCAACCATAACTAAAagtacccccagatgaccccgcgaggggcaaagtagggggaggaggtcccaggctaaggcgggcaggcctccagcctggcgcggaacgACTCAACTGTGGGAGCCGTCACTACCGTGCCAGGCGGGCTACTCCActgggggatggtgcgggggatgTATGAATATCTGTATGTATTGGTTctaacattgattgattgaaatttgAGAGTATGGCGTTAATACAATTCAATGTGACACGCAATACTGGGTATATTCACCTCGCTCGAAATTGACGTTGATGTGCAGCTTGGAAAACAGGATACGCGGGTTGCCGGAGTTCCTCCTCTCCCACAAACAGGCGTTAGAGTGCCCGTCAAGAACGACCAGCCAACCGCGGTCAGCTGGGCAGCCTCCGTAGTTCCGGTTGATGTAGAATCGCCTGATTAACAAATAGAACTCATTTGATCTTGATTCCCTTGAATGAATATGAAATTATgtgacaaataaaaaaaaatagtacGTTCAATTCTTTTTCAATGGAAACACTTGGATAATGTAATAACATCTTCGTGCAGACTAATTGTAGCATCTCTTGTTTATCAATAGGATTACAACAATTAGTTAGCCGACTTGAGGCATACTGCGTCAAGGAGCCACATTCGTCTGCAGCTGGAAGATCAAGCTGCCAATTTTCATCCCTATCGGCTGTCGCGCCAAAAATCTGCTTCGTCTGATTTTGCTCATGGTGTAGTGCGCGTGCGTGGAGTTAGGGTCTGAGTTAGGGCTtcgtttagggttagggttaagacGATGGAGATTGGGGTCCCTAGCGCCACCATTCCTCACAGAATCCACTTAAATTTCAGCTTGAAAACAACCACGGGGGCTGTTCCTGGGCAAATATTTGGCAGGGGCAGAAACTTGACAATGGGCCTACCCAATTTAGAAAGGATTTCGGGCTCAAAATTCTAAATCATAGTTTAGGTGCCCTTTCTTTGAAATGTGTGATATTTTTTGTCTGATACGCTCACCTGTTGACACGACTCGAGCTTGAGTATCGCACTGAGTGTCCTGGGATTGAAAAGTAGTTGGTGGGTGCGGTCTTCAGGTCAGTCCAAGGTGAAGAAATAAGGCGGCTCTTGGAGAACCAGTTGTCCTTGTTACTCCCCATCCCGTTAAAAACGAGGTCACggatttccatttttgggctgAACGTGTACAGGGACAGCTTCACCTGTCAGTAACAACATATACACGTGTCAGTTACTTTAGGGGGGTGCAAGTGTTGGTCCTGCAAACACAAACGCTTAAAGTGGTAAGGCCCTATTTTCTACAAATGATCGATCGACTAAAAATCAGTGGTGAACGAACCCCTGATCAAAGAGATAATTGTCCAATTTTTAGCACTCTACGGTCTCTCAACGGCATTCAGCAGTCTTTCAACGGTCTCTAAACGAACTCTTAGCGACCATTTCTATCTTAAATCTCAACTTGCACTGATGCTAGATATAAGGGGAATCTTTCTCATAATACATTCGGGAATATATcttttaagttaaaagttaagCTAATAGTCAGTTTTATACCAGAGAGTTGGCGTTGTCAATAAATTAGTAGTGTTCAACCTTTCCTTTACCGAGAAAATGGCCGAGGGTCGACTAAAAACAATTGTGCACTGTTTTATATAATTGGAATATGCCTGAAGCGTTGCTGCGTAGAGTATAGATAGATAGTGATCTGTGGGGTCTGCTTTGTATTCAGCCATGTGGGTACGTAACGCAAAGTGAAGATTAGATCTAAAACCTTGCTTACAATCTCAGTGTGTACGTGTTTTATCTAAGGAGCAAATCAAATCTCATATCTCCTAAAATGGGCACAGAATAGCAGAGGGTTTGGGGATGCATTTTCGGCGATAAAAACAAAGACTCAATTCAAAACGTGAACACACAATGTTATTCGTCACGTTAAAGCAAAGGTTGCAAGTTAAGCGAAggttaagatttttttaaacaccagATCGATAGCGTTTTCTAAATATCTGTTGTTACCTTCTTAATGTTCAGTGATTCCCAGATTCCGACGTCCCTGCTTTTGTAGTGGCCAATCGGAGCCAGCCTTAGATCTTCGGGCAGGTTGGAGGGGGTGAAGC contains the following coding sequences:
- the LOC136435686 gene encoding uncharacterized protein, with protein sequence MSIFGLLVHIRGISRCNKLCNQRFHIPGRTYTRPHLLNVLSSKTTHKMPFPVEKLCGTWKVRSLSASYPLIFEKIGVPAEMVQNLREAKIPMNASLAGDKFTHKMEFMGKQQETTFTLGVVGEEDDPFVGGKRRVVYTIEGDHLVALYPDYNKSGTSVRLSHHLLDDNTIHTDIKAGDLEGWHVLERC
- the LOC136434276 gene encoding uncharacterized protein, coding for MASRVQTIVLMVLFLCCQQMNAQEACDWKLVFKVQAKAGADSYPLWSSGFTPSNLPEDLRLAPIGHYKSRDVGIWESLNIKKVKLSLYTFSPKMEIRDLVFNGMGSNKDNWFSKSRLISSPWTDLKTAPTNYFSIPGHSVRYSSSSRVNRRFYINRNYGGCPADRGWLVVLDGHSNACLWERRNSGNPRILFSKLHINVNFERDRANVGIADVMAIFIKTCDD